One window of Burkholderia thailandensis E264 genomic DNA carries:
- a CDS encoding Spy/CpxP family protein refolding chaperone translates to MKIERYSKGLTVISLTAALWSLGMPSAPAAPASAPDASAQTPCGRGYGYGMGPGMMGGGYRRGMMGGYGMGPGMMRGYGPGMMMGFGGWPGDLDLTTEQRAKINRIQDETRKTHWALMGNMMDQQAKLRDLYDAPKHDSAAIDETSKAIGSLRQKMIDSSVDAHKKMEAVLTSKQLDKLRAYEKQANDMGW, encoded by the coding sequence ATGAAGATCGAACGATACTCGAAGGGGCTGACAGTCATTTCGCTGACGGCCGCACTCTGGTCGCTCGGCATGCCGTCCGCACCGGCCGCGCCGGCGTCCGCGCCCGACGCGTCGGCGCAGACGCCGTGCGGCCGCGGCTACGGCTACGGAATGGGCCCGGGCATGATGGGCGGCGGCTACAGGCGCGGGATGATGGGCGGCTACGGGATGGGGCCCGGCATGATGCGCGGCTATGGCCCGGGCATGATGATGGGCTTCGGCGGCTGGCCAGGCGACCTTGATCTGACGACCGAGCAGCGCGCGAAGATCAATCGGATTCAGGACGAGACGCGCAAGACGCACTGGGCGCTGATGGGCAACATGATGGATCAGCAGGCGAAGCTGCGCGATCTGTACGACGCGCCGAAGCACGATAGCGCGGCGATCGACGAAACATCGAAGGCGATCGGCTCGCTGCGGCAGAAGATGATCGATTCCTCGGTGGACGCGCACAAGAAGATGGAAGCGGTGCTGACGAGCAAGCAGTTGGACAAGCTGCGCGCGTACGAGAAGCAAGCGAACGACATGGGCTGGTAG
- a CDS encoding tyrosine-type recombinase/integrase yields the protein MTAADVWAFKVQESELTYLVPQQIRGLLTALAEGRNIHVLLISKVCLATGARWGEAEGLRRTQIKGGQIQFVKTKSSKARSVPITDVLERELIAHFGNYGDSDTGRLFEASSSAFREAVERAGVVLPDGQLTHVLRHTFASHFMMNGGNILALQRALGHHSLTMTMRYAHLSPEHLAETRRLNPIACLENDGAAVAAMTDK from the coding sequence ATGACCGCGGCGGATGTCTGGGCGTTCAAGGTGCAGGAATCGGAGCTTACCTATCTGGTGCCGCAGCAGATCCGGGGCTTACTTACGGCACTCGCGGAGGGTAGAAACATCCATGTGCTGCTGATTTCGAAGGTGTGTCTTGCGACCGGGGCGCGGTGGGGTGAGGCGGAAGGGCTGCGCCGGACTCAGATCAAGGGCGGCCAGATTCAGTTTGTGAAAACGAAGTCGAGTAAGGCCCGGTCGGTGCCGATCACGGACGTTCTTGAGCGTGAGCTGATAGCTCACTTCGGGAATTACGGTGACTCGGATACGGGGCGTCTGTTCGAAGCGTCTTCGTCGGCGTTTCGTGAGGCGGTCGAACGTGCGGGGGTGGTGTTGCCGGACGGCCAGTTGACGCATGTTTTGCGTCACACGTTTGCCAGTCACTTCATGATGAACGGTGGGAACATTCTGGCGTTACAGCGGGCGTTGGGACACCACAGCCTGACGATGACGATGCGCTACGCTCATTTGTCGCCGGAGCACCTTGCGGAAACGCGTAGGCTCAATCCTATTGCGTGTCTTGAAAATGATGGGGCGGCCGTGGCGGCCATGACTGATAAATAG
- a CDS encoding ParA family protein produces MRYAFWNNKGGTGKTSLAFQSICRFAELNPHARILAIDVCPQANLSELMLGGLTNQGSARLMQRQGQVPRCSIGGYFQLRLPAPYTRPAFTASDFITTPNQYNPLIPGNIDLVCGDPLLELQANAVNTLANAQIPGTNTWIAVIDWISDFLESAEGYDYVFFDANPSFSIYTQIALSATNRVILPVMADDSSRRAIQNAFSLIYGLRLPSPIYATYNFATKLREAERPLPQVHLIPKNRLTQYMGPASAFYAVLAAIDQDVAGLLVQRPDLFTFADVADGVVDVRDFQTTGVVSYAKGAPFSQLRTGRLDIGGHRVRVDADMRQNCIDAIDGLVDRIE; encoded by the coding sequence ATGCGCTACGCGTTCTGGAACAACAAGGGCGGCACCGGTAAAACGAGTCTTGCCTTCCAATCGATCTGTCGGTTTGCTGAATTGAACCCGCATGCAAGGATCCTTGCGATTGACGTTTGCCCCCAAGCGAACTTGTCGGAACTCATGCTCGGTGGGTTGACCAATCAGGGCAGTGCGCGGCTCATGCAACGGCAAGGTCAGGTACCGCGTTGTAGTATCGGCGGGTATTTCCAGTTGCGCTTGCCTGCCCCGTACACGCGTCCTGCGTTCACGGCGAGCGACTTTATCACCACGCCGAATCAATATAATCCGCTTATCCCGGGCAACATTGATTTGGTGTGCGGCGACCCGTTGCTTGAGTTGCAAGCTAACGCTGTGAATACGTTGGCTAACGCGCAGATTCCCGGAACGAACACGTGGATTGCTGTCATCGATTGGATCAGCGACTTCTTGGAGTCGGCGGAGGGCTATGACTACGTGTTCTTCGATGCTAACCCTAGCTTTTCGATCTACACGCAAATTGCACTTTCGGCGACGAATAGGGTCATTCTTCCCGTCATGGCAGACGATTCGTCGAGGCGAGCGATCCAGAATGCTTTCTCGTTGATTTATGGCCTGCGGTTACCGTCTCCGATCTACGCAACATATAACTTTGCGACCAAGCTGCGTGAGGCGGAGCGTCCGCTGCCGCAAGTGCATTTGATCCCGAAGAATCGTCTTACGCAGTATATGGGGCCGGCGTCGGCATTTTATGCGGTGCTTGCTGCGATCGACCAGGACGTTGCGGGCCTTCTGGTGCAGCGGCCTGATCTGTTCACGTTCGCGGACGTGGCGGATGGAGTTGTCGACGTGCGCGATTTTCAAACGACGGGGGTTGTCTCGTACGCGAAGGGTGCCCCGTTCTCGCAATTGCGGACTGGACGACTTGATATCGGTGGTCACCGGGTACGGGTTGACGCGGATATGCGCCAGAACTGTATCGATGCGATTGATGGTCTGGTCGATCGAATCGAATAG
- a CDS encoding tyrosine-type recombinase/integrase: MSKQNFTAARVDAFQCEPGKQQTIYWDAKTPGFGLRVTAAGARAFIFESRLFGKTVRLTIGDVRAWDLGRARTEAARLKTLIDDGKDPREVRAEQQAEHEARRAEARRQDALFGVVWDEYTESRKAFWGERHYRDHLQHADEGGQPKKRGKGVTQPGPLAALRPLKLSELTSERIADWLTAESRERPTMSALSFRLLRGFIRWADDTSAYKGIVPIDAYKARDVRDVVPRVKAKDGDSLQREQLGVWFREVRKIANPVQSAYLQGLLLTGARREEWAGLRWEDIDFRWRSVVLDDKVEGTGGRTIPLTPYLATLLMNLKRLNETPPDRRQLARLAERRETWVPSEWVFASKTSEDGKIAEPRIAHNKALAAAELPHVTLHGLRRSFGTLSEWVEVPVGVVAQIQGHKPSAIAEKHYRRRPLDLLRMWHDKVESWMLEQAGVQFQVDPA; encoded by the coding sequence GTGAGCAAGCAGAACTTCACGGCGGCGCGGGTCGACGCATTCCAATGCGAGCCAGGCAAGCAGCAGACGATCTACTGGGACGCAAAGACACCTGGCTTCGGGTTGCGCGTTACGGCGGCGGGTGCAAGAGCCTTCATATTTGAATCCAGACTCTTCGGCAAGACGGTTAGGTTGACCATCGGAGACGTTCGGGCGTGGGACCTGGGCCGAGCGCGCACCGAGGCTGCGAGGCTCAAGACGCTGATTGACGACGGCAAGGATCCGCGGGAGGTGCGAGCAGAGCAGCAGGCCGAACATGAGGCACGCCGCGCGGAAGCTCGGCGGCAGGACGCGTTGTTTGGTGTCGTATGGGACGAGTACACGGAGAGCCGGAAGGCGTTCTGGGGTGAGCGCCACTATCGCGATCACTTGCAGCATGCAGACGAAGGAGGGCAGCCAAAGAAGCGCGGCAAGGGCGTAACGCAGCCCGGTCCGTTGGCGGCACTTCGTCCTCTGAAGCTGTCTGAATTGACCAGTGAGCGGATCGCCGACTGGCTCACCGCCGAGTCGCGAGAGCGGCCGACGATGTCGGCGCTGTCATTTCGCCTGCTGCGCGGATTCATCCGCTGGGCCGATGACACATCGGCTTACAAGGGCATTGTTCCGATAGATGCCTACAAGGCCCGCGACGTTCGCGATGTGGTCCCGCGCGTAAAGGCCAAGGATGGCGATTCATTGCAGCGGGAGCAATTAGGAGTGTGGTTCCGCGAGGTCCGCAAGATTGCGAATCCGGTCCAAAGCGCGTATCTGCAGGGGCTGTTGCTTACCGGTGCGCGTCGTGAGGAGTGGGCGGGACTGCGGTGGGAGGATATTGATTTCCGCTGGCGAAGCGTCGTGCTCGATGACAAGGTCGAGGGGACTGGTGGCCGGACAATTCCTCTTACTCCATACCTCGCGACGCTGCTGATGAACTTGAAGCGCCTGAACGAGACGCCGCCGGACCGGCGACAACTCGCGCGCCTCGCCGAGCGTAGAGAGACCTGGGTGCCATCCGAATGGGTGTTCGCGAGCAAGACCTCGGAAGACGGGAAGATCGCTGAACCCCGGATTGCGCACAACAAGGCGCTGGCGGCGGCCGAACTCCCGCACGTCACATTGCATGGTCTTCGTCGCTCTTTCGGCACGCTGTCGGAATGGGTTGAAGTACCCGTGGGCGTGGTAGCGCAAATTCAGGGGCACAAGCCGTCGGCGATCGCCGAGAAACACTATCGTCGTCGTCCCCTTGATCTGCTACGAATGTGGCACGACAAAGTCGAGTCTTGGATGTTGGAGCAAGCGGGAGTCCAGTTTCAGGTTGATCCGGCTTGA
- a CDS encoding inovirus-type Gp2 protein — translation MLDTDEMPFNCLGERVTEPVQLRTGNGVLASAMGQCRSFMDLYDPDPRRSYTADLKLFFDGYREHPFGLVEPGMGAFEQYNEYALVGEAYNDFIAFLRKEAVRRRVRKQLADWKAGILLQKQTIHEYLAELYALYRWLLVVRIDHFYSADAVDERDLLRRMSWRPCYTGRWSQVPSDAPSSPEPVGETRARIDTGLAMAHRNRFFRNQHGADGWLFEHMAGSIWKMEAGGRSSANHFHGLYLFDGTRWNLSDLPRLINGLIHRWSSVTGGLGQSYSCHDSPGRQQMIGKGRWVLGELDCKNREHGERLDTYVGYFVKTDFEKEDAQAVRIKPKARANTLTTKLGRRR, via the coding sequence GTGCTTGATACCGATGAAATGCCTTTCAACTGTCTGGGCGAACGGGTCACAGAGCCGGTGCAGCTTCGTACGGGCAACGGAGTGCTTGCGTCGGCAATGGGACAATGCCGGTCGTTCATGGACCTGTACGATCCGGATCCGCGGAGGTCGTACACGGCAGACCTGAAGCTCTTTTTTGACGGCTATCGTGAGCATCCATTCGGTCTCGTTGAGCCGGGTATGGGCGCATTCGAACAGTACAATGAATACGCGCTGGTCGGTGAGGCTTATAACGACTTTATCGCCTTCCTGCGCAAGGAGGCGGTGAGGCGGCGGGTGAGGAAACAGCTGGCCGACTGGAAGGCGGGCATCCTGCTTCAGAAGCAGACGATTCACGAATACCTCGCCGAGCTGTACGCCTTGTACCGCTGGTTGCTGGTCGTGCGCATCGACCACTTCTACAGCGCAGATGCTGTTGACGAGCGCGATCTGCTGCGGCGCATGAGCTGGCGTCCGTGTTACACGGGACGCTGGTCGCAGGTGCCCTCTGACGCGCCGTCTTCCCCTGAGCCTGTGGGCGAGACGCGGGCGCGCATTGATACGGGGCTGGCGATGGCGCATCGCAACCGCTTTTTCAGGAACCAGCATGGCGCCGACGGGTGGCTGTTCGAACACATGGCCGGCAGCATCTGGAAGATGGAGGCCGGTGGCCGGAGCAGTGCAAACCACTTCCACGGGCTCTACCTGTTCGATGGCACGCGGTGGAACCTCTCCGACCTTCCCCGCCTGATCAACGGGCTGATTCACCGCTGGTCCTCGGTGACAGGGGGCCTCGGGCAGTCGTACAGCTGCCACGACAGCCCCGGCCGGCAGCAGATGATCGGCAAGGGCAGGTGGGTTCTGGGCGAGCTTGACTGCAAAAATCGCGAGCATGGGGAAAGGCTCGACACGTATGTGGGCTACTTCGTCAAGACGGATTTCGAGAAGGAAGACGCGCAGGCCGTGCGCATCAAGCCGAAGGCCAGGGCCAACACGCTGACTACCAAGCTCGGGCGGCGACGGTAG
- a CDS encoding DEAD/DEAH box helicase, with translation MTTVNFTRGANGKPVATQALQESLSRIGGVSGECFFGYPLIATPEGKYFLDGTLVSPEKGIVLFDLVEGTDVGDYAARQDDLANKIEAKLKLHKELVKGRKLIPGLQVITFAPAVEGVERLAVEGYPIANEKGLAHILGEFAWGETASDELYRLTLSAVESLSSIRKSRSKREVTKHDSRGAKLKRLEDSIATLDHRQNRAVIETIDGVQRMRGLAGSGKTIVLALKAAYLHTQHPEWRIAVTFNTRSLKGQFKRLINNFCIEQSGEEPDWTKLRVLNAWGAPGGDERDGMYYEFCRATGQEFSDFGAASTRFGGADKAFDGVCQAALSGLTSEVPLYDAVLVDEAQDFAPSFLRLCYSMLRQPKRLVYAYDELQNLSGTSLPSPEEIFGVGADGLPLVSLGEDPSRDVILQKCYRNSGPVLVSAHALGFGIYRDAPAGTETGIVQMFDQPALWEEIGYSVQQGSLGKGQHVTLARTNESSPEFLSSHSPIDDLVVFQPFHDEAAQNAWLVDEIQRNITQDELRHDDIIVIHPDPISARNRLGPIRRMLFERGIQSHLAGVDTLADVFFKAETPSVTFTGIYRAKGNEAGMVYVVNAQSCDTTGPGLANLRNRIFTAITRSKAWVRVLGYGPGMAQLQREFARLRQQNFRLDFTYPTDGVLSQLRIAYRDLSPHEKRRLEKGKGRAAELAASFARGEILPEDLDPETKEELLRWLGGKA, from the coding sequence ATGACTACAGTCAATTTCACGCGAGGTGCCAACGGGAAGCCCGTCGCAACGCAAGCGCTTCAGGAATCGCTATCTCGAATCGGCGGTGTTTCAGGCGAGTGCTTCTTCGGGTATCCGCTGATCGCGACGCCCGAGGGAAAATATTTTCTTGATGGGACGCTCGTGAGCCCGGAAAAGGGAATCGTGCTGTTCGATCTGGTCGAGGGTACAGATGTCGGCGACTATGCTGCGCGTCAGGATGATCTGGCCAACAAGATCGAAGCGAAGCTGAAACTTCACAAGGAGTTGGTCAAAGGGCGAAAGCTAATTCCTGGTTTGCAGGTCATTACGTTCGCACCGGCGGTTGAAGGGGTCGAGCGCCTCGCGGTGGAAGGCTATCCGATCGCCAATGAGAAGGGCCTTGCGCACATTTTGGGTGAGTTCGCCTGGGGGGAGACTGCAAGCGACGAACTCTATCGCCTCACGCTTTCCGCCGTGGAAAGCCTGTCGTCCATACGCAAGAGTCGCTCGAAGCGCGAGGTCACCAAACATGATTCGCGTGGTGCCAAACTCAAGCGCCTAGAGGACTCGATCGCCACTCTCGATCATCGGCAGAATCGGGCGGTCATCGAAACGATTGACGGCGTGCAACGCATGCGGGGGCTCGCTGGCTCCGGCAAGACGATCGTGCTGGCGTTGAAGGCCGCTTACCTGCATACGCAGCATCCCGAGTGGCGCATCGCTGTTACGTTCAATACGAGATCACTGAAAGGCCAGTTCAAACGACTCATCAACAACTTCTGTATCGAGCAAAGCGGTGAGGAGCCAGACTGGACAAAGTTGCGGGTCCTCAATGCTTGGGGTGCGCCTGGAGGCGACGAGCGGGATGGAATGTACTACGAGTTTTGTCGTGCCACCGGGCAGGAGTTCAGCGATTTTGGTGCTGCAAGTACACGCTTTGGCGGAGCTGATAAAGCGTTCGATGGGGTCTGTCAAGCTGCACTGAGTGGGCTCACCTCGGAGGTTCCGCTTTATGACGCGGTACTTGTGGATGAGGCGCAGGATTTCGCGCCGAGTTTCCTGCGGCTTTGCTATTCGATGCTCAGGCAGCCGAAGCGTCTTGTATACGCGTACGATGAACTGCAAAATCTCTCCGGCACCTCGCTGCCGTCTCCGGAAGAAATCTTTGGTGTAGGTGCCGATGGGCTGCCGCTCGTATCGCTGGGCGAAGATCCGAGTCGGGACGTAATTCTGCAGAAGTGCTACCGGAATTCAGGCCCTGTCCTGGTGAGTGCGCACGCGCTGGGTTTTGGCATTTATCGCGATGCGCCAGCTGGTACCGAGACGGGTATCGTGCAGATGTTCGATCAACCCGCACTTTGGGAGGAAATTGGCTATAGCGTTCAGCAAGGCTCGCTTGGCAAGGGGCAACACGTCACGCTTGCACGGACGAACGAGTCGAGTCCGGAGTTCCTCTCCAGTCACTCGCCGATCGACGACCTTGTGGTGTTTCAGCCGTTTCACGACGAGGCTGCACAGAACGCTTGGCTTGTCGACGAAATACAGCGCAATATCACGCAAGACGAATTGCGTCACGACGACATCATCGTCATTCATCCCGACCCGATTTCGGCACGCAACCGCTTGGGCCCGATTCGTCGGATGCTTTTTGAGAGAGGCATTCAAAGCCATCTGGCAGGCGTTGACACGTTGGCCGATGTGTTTTTTAAGGCAGAAACACCCTCGGTGACGTTCACAGGAATCTATCGGGCGAAGGGCAACGAAGCCGGTATGGTCTATGTCGTCAATGCCCAGTCGTGTGACACGACCGGACCGGGCCTCGCCAATCTCCGCAATCGCATCTTTACCGCCATTACGCGAAGCAAGGCGTGGGTAAGGGTTTTGGGATATGGGCCGGGTATGGCGCAGCTACAGCGGGAATTTGCGCGGCTCAGGCAGCAGAATTTCCGGCTCGATTTCACTTACCCGACTGATGGCGTACTTAGCCAGTTGAGGATCGCGTATCGCGACCTATCTCCCCATGAGAAGAGGCGTCTGGAAAAGGGAAAAGGTCGAGCTGCGGAGCTGGCGGCATCTTTTGCTCGGGGTGAAATTCTGCCGGAAGACCTGGACCCGGAGACGAAGGAAGAACTGCTTCGATGGCTTGGAGGAAAAGCATGA
- a CDS encoding DUF2290 domain-containing protein has translation MTTPRMPRTVKDDLTAILGTLIERGIVDDQNFPVLRQLSGTHWEVSFDGAEHVSLAMGGIDYQDVHKELSEKRSYNARLIDGGILQMMYRFEGENLIKHRLAYYPSPALRSFREDPDAYLRDELFLEIVSRHIVAFPLRFDFDMEAATDVAHPCSHLTLGDVEGCRIPVSGGLTPRWFTEFVLRNFYQTARHDFLNGLPEHRFEFDSTITGNERRLIHVMVPAH, from the coding sequence ATGACAACACCTCGCATGCCGCGCACTGTCAAGGATGACCTTACGGCAATCCTCGGTACGTTGATCGAGCGGGGTATTGTGGACGATCAAAACTTCCCCGTTTTGCGCCAGTTGTCGGGGACGCATTGGGAGGTATCGTTCGACGGTGCCGAGCATGTGTCGTTGGCGATGGGGGGGATTGACTATCAGGATGTCCACAAGGAACTGTCGGAAAAGCGCTCCTATAACGCCCGGCTGATAGACGGCGGAATCTTGCAGATGATGTATCGGTTCGAGGGCGAAAACCTTATCAAGCACCGTCTGGCGTATTACCCGTCACCGGCGTTGCGTTCATTTCGCGAAGATCCAGATGCGTATCTGCGCGACGAACTGTTCCTTGAGATCGTTTCGCGACACATCGTCGCGTTTCCGTTGCGGTTTGACTTTGACATGGAAGCGGCAACGGACGTTGCTCACCCGTGCTCGCATCTTACGTTAGGCGACGTGGAGGGTTGTCGTATTCCGGTCAGTGGTGGCCTCACGCCGCGCTGGTTCACCGAATTCGTGCTGCGCAATTTTTATCAAACGGCAAGGCACGACTTTCTGAACGGCTTGCCGGAACACCGGTTTGAGTTCGATTCCACGATCACCGGTAACGAGCGCCGATTGATTCATGTGATGGTGCCGGCCCATTAG